A window from Acidimicrobiales bacterium encodes these proteins:
- a CDS encoding SDR family NAD(P)-dependent oxidoreductase codes for MGRVAVVTGGASGIGLGIAKFLARDGHRVALLDRANAEVAAKEIANGGGSAIGVECDVSDRAAVRAAFDRVRTELGPVEILVTSAGVEAFEPTGDISAESWDRVIAVNLTGTFACVQAALPDMIAANWGRIVTIGSTSAESGAPNMAHYTASKGGVISLTRSLAVDFARKGITANTVNPTIVDTPMARHAAEEGKVPPVETLGSYVPMGRAGTPDDIAGAVAYLCSDAASYVTGQTINVSGGMRI; via the coding sequence ATGGGACGAGTTGCAGTTGTCACTGGTGGCGCGTCGGGCATCGGCCTCGGCATCGCCAAGTTCCTGGCACGTGACGGCCATCGCGTCGCCCTGCTCGACCGCGCCAACGCGGAGGTGGCGGCCAAGGAGATCGCCAATGGAGGGGGCAGCGCCATCGGCGTCGAGTGCGACGTGTCCGATCGCGCCGCGGTGCGCGCCGCGTTCGACCGCGTGCGCACCGAGTTGGGACCCGTCGAGATCCTCGTCACGAGCGCCGGCGTCGAGGCCTTCGAGCCCACCGGCGACATCTCGGCCGAGAGTTGGGATCGCGTGATCGCCGTCAACCTCACCGGCACCTTCGCCTGCGTGCAGGCGGCGCTGCCCGACATGATCGCCGCCAACTGGGGTCGCATCGTCACGATCGGGTCGACGAGCGCCGAGTCGGGCGCCCCGAACATGGCGCACTACACGGCGTCGAAGGGGGGCGTGATCTCGCTTACTCGATCGCTGGCAGTCGACTTCGCTCGCAAGGGCATCACCGCCAACACCGTCAACCCGACCATCGTCGACACGCCCATGGCGCGTCACGCGGCGGAGGAGGGAAAGGTCCCGCCGGTCGAGACGCTCGGTTCGTACGTGCCGATGGGGCGCGCCGGCACGCCCGACGACATCGCCGGGGCGGTCGCCTACTTGTGCTCCGACGCCGCCAGTTACGTCACCGGCCAGACCATCAACGTCAGCGGCGGGATGCGCATCTGA
- a CDS encoding SDR family oxidoreductase, whose translation MQIGVVTGAGRGMGAACAIRLRNQVDRLIEVDLPDDISDPATAAGLAREVASAGDFRFLVHCAGLSPTMAEPRRIVEVNLMGTVYLLDAFEPLVRDGSVAVCFASTAGHYPIDVVGDPRAADFCDANAPMLTDPGLAYAFSKRGVILECERAARRWGKAGGRVVSVSPGIINTPMGQREFARQPIMREMVESSALRRLGTADEVAAVAAFLVSHDASFVTGTDIRVDGGEARG comes from the coding sequence GTGCAAATCGGTGTCGTCACCGGCGCCGGGCGCGGCATGGGCGCGGCGTGCGCCATCCGGCTCCGCAACCAGGTCGACCGCCTGATCGAGGTCGACCTGCCCGACGACATCAGCGATCCTGCGACCGCTGCGGGTCTGGCACGTGAGGTGGCGTCGGCGGGGGACTTCCGCTTTCTCGTGCACTGCGCGGGCTTGTCACCGACCATGGCCGAACCCCGGCGCATCGTCGAGGTGAACCTGATGGGGACCGTTTACCTGCTCGATGCCTTCGAACCCCTCGTGCGCGACGGGTCGGTGGCGGTGTGCTTTGCGTCGACTGCCGGTCACTATCCGATCGACGTCGTCGGCGACCCGCGAGCGGCGGACTTCTGCGACGCCAACGCCCCCATGCTCACCGATCCCGGTCTGGCGTACGCGTTCTCGAAACGCGGAGTCATCCTCGAATGTGAGCGCGCTGCGCGGCGGTGGGGGAAGGCGGGCGGACGAGTCGTCAGCGTCTCACCGGGCATCATCAACACACCGATGGGCCAGCGCGAGTTCGCCCGCCAGCCGATCATGCGCGAGATGGTCGAATCGTCGGCGCTCAGGCGCCTCGGCACCGCCGACGAAGTTGCCGCCGTGGCCGCGTTCCTCGTGTCGCACGACGCGTCGTTCGTCACCGGTACCGACATCCGCGTCGACGGCGGCGAAGCGCGTGGATGA
- a CDS encoding amidohydrolase family protein, with translation MTTVLKPRGVLDIDSGEVLEGAAVTVEETRIVDVGTGNPDAADEVVELPDLVLIPGLMDMEVDLVLGGPGAGLTDPVITDPIKMTLRATVNAQRTLRAGFTTVRNLGLFVKTGGYLLDVALADASDRGWFDGPRIVPAGHAICPTGGHLDPSAQSGLAPGIMPLSIEEGIADGVDEVRKAVRYQIKHGAKLIKCCASGGVMTPTGPPGAQQYSTAELAAIADEAHRRGLRVATHCHGDEAVNAAIDAGIDCIEHGMMISDATIQRLVDTGTFLVSTCALTENWDISNQPKALQAKAADVFPKAKESLSKAIAAGVKIASGSDAPAIFHGRNAEELVVLVQRGMTPLQALRAATTVAADLINAPDLGRIAPGMLADIVGVPGDPLTDITAVQQVRFVMKDGKVFRHDA, from the coding sequence ATGACCACGGTGCTCAAGCCGCGCGGCGTCCTCGACATCGACAGCGGTGAAGTCCTCGAAGGGGCCGCCGTCACCGTCGAGGAGACCCGGATTGTCGACGTCGGCACCGGCAATCCCGACGCCGCCGACGAGGTGGTCGAACTGCCCGATCTCGTCCTCATCCCCGGGCTCATGGACATGGAGGTAGACCTCGTCCTCGGCGGCCCGGGTGCCGGCCTGACCGATCCGGTGATCACCGACCCGATCAAGATGACGCTGCGGGCGACGGTCAACGCCCAGCGCACGCTGCGCGCCGGCTTCACCACCGTGCGCAACCTCGGGTTGTTCGTGAAGACGGGCGGCTACCTGCTCGACGTCGCCCTGGCCGACGCCTCCGATCGCGGCTGGTTCGACGGCCCGCGCATCGTGCCCGCCGGGCACGCCATCTGCCCCACCGGCGGCCACCTCGATCCGTCGGCCCAGAGCGGACTGGCACCGGGGATCATGCCGCTGAGCATCGAGGAAGGGATCGCCGACGGCGTCGACGAGGTGCGCAAGGCCGTGCGCTACCAGATCAAGCACGGCGCCAAGCTCATCAAGTGCTGCGCGTCGGGCGGCGTGATGACCCCGACGGGCCCGCCGGGCGCGCAGCAGTACTCCACCGCCGAACTCGCAGCGATCGCGGATGAAGCCCACCGGCGGGGCCTGCGCGTCGCCACGCACTGCCACGGCGACGAGGCGGTCAACGCCGCCATCGACGCCGGCATCGACTGCATCGAGCACGGGATGATGATCAGCGACGCCACCATTCAGCGATTGGTCGACACCGGCACGTTTCTCGTCTCCACCTGCGCCCTGACGGAGAACTGGGACATCTCGAATCAACCCAAGGCGCTCCAAGCCAAGGCGGCCGACGTGTTCCCGAAGGCCAAGGAGTCGTTGTCGAAAGCCATCGCGGCGGGCGTGAAGATCGCGTCGGGCAGCGACGCCCCGGCCATCTTCCACGGCCGCAACGCCGAGGAGTTGGTCGTGCTCGTGCAGCGCGGCATGACGCCGCTGCAAGCGCTGCGCGCCGCCACCACCGTCGCCGCCGACCTGATCAACGCCCCCGACCTCGGGCGCATCGCGCCGGGCATGCTCGCCGACATCGTCGGCGTCCCCGGCGACCCGCTCACCGATATCACCGCGGTGCAGCAGGTCCGCTTCGTGATGAAGGACGGCAAAGTCTTCCGCCACGACGCCTGA
- a CDS encoding ferredoxin--NADP reductase, which produces MSDVTWPAAVRERYNALRVKRILTETDHAKSIVFDVPPALAAAYRYTAGQFVTLRVLIDDEAHLRSYSMSSAPGIDDELQVTVKRVPDGLVSNFVNDKVDAGDVLDVSTPTGSFVLDASADDVVLFAAGSGITPVFSLVKTALHTTARAVRLLYANRDRSAAIFGDALDGLAAQFGERFRVVHHEDAATGFVQTDEVLRMAGDGAATFYVCGPAPFMDIVESTLLGRGVDKQRIHIERFTPAADEPIDEPVPETAAGETVVITLGNRTETVAQRGKSTILQSARWAGLKAPSSCEAGHCATCMAQVVEGGVEMANNEVLTAEEVADGWVLTCQSVPVTPLVKVVFE; this is translated from the coding sequence ATGAGCGACGTCACGTGGCCCGCCGCCGTACGCGAGCGGTACAACGCGCTCAGAGTTAAGCGGATTCTCACGGAAACCGACCACGCCAAGTCCATCGTGTTCGACGTGCCGCCGGCGCTGGCCGCGGCCTACCGCTACACCGCGGGTCAGTTCGTCACCCTGCGGGTGCTCATCGACGACGAAGCGCACCTGCGCAGCTACTCGATGTCATCGGCGCCCGGGATCGACGACGAGCTCCAGGTGACGGTCAAACGCGTGCCCGACGGGCTGGTGTCGAACTTCGTCAACGACAAGGTCGACGCCGGCGACGTCCTCGACGTCAGCACCCCGACAGGCTCTTTCGTGCTCGACGCCTCCGCCGACGACGTCGTCCTCTTCGCCGCCGGCAGCGGCATCACGCCGGTGTTCTCGCTCGTGAAGACGGCGCTGCACACCACCGCTCGAGCGGTGCGCCTGCTCTACGCCAACCGCGACCGGTCCGCCGCCATCTTCGGCGACGCCCTCGACGGGTTGGCGGCGCAGTTCGGCGAGCGGTTCCGCGTGGTGCACCACGAGGACGCTGCGACCGGCTTCGTGCAGACCGACGAGGTGCTGCGTATGGCCGGCGACGGCGCGGCCACGTTCTACGTCTGCGGGCCGGCGCCGTTCATGGACATCGTCGAGTCGACGCTGCTCGGCCGCGGTGTCGACAAGCAGCGCATCCACATCGAGCGGTTCACCCCCGCGGCCGACGAGCCGATCGACGAGCCGGTGCCCGAAACGGCTGCGGGTGAAACCGTCGTCATCACCTTGGGCAACCGCACCGAGACCGTGGCCCAGCGCGGCAAGTCAACGATCTTGCAGTCGGCGCGCTGGGCGGGCTTGAAAGCGCCGTCGTCGTGTGAGGCCGGCCACTGCGCCACCTGCATGGCGCAGGTCGTCGAAGGCGGCGTCGAGATGGCCAACAACGAAGTGCTCACCGCCGAGGAAGTGGCCGACGGGTGGGTGCTGACGTGCCAGTCGGTACCGGTGACGCCGCTGGTGAAGGTGGTCTTCGAGTGA
- a CDS encoding aromatic ring-hydroxylating dioxygenase subunit alpha, giving the protein MSSWTQRYPDLGTGHVSFEDSVSPEFYARERDAIFRRAWLNVGRVDDLPRAGSFFTKDIVAARTSVLVTRDMHGDIRAFHNVCRHRGNRLVWTDTPTQDTCGAARQFACKYHGWRYGLDGTCTYVQQEDQFFDLDKDALGLAPVHCDVFAGFIFVNLDAEPPTLREFLGPMVGALEGYPFDRYTERYSFRTENASNWKVFIDAFQEYYHVPPLHTHQLGPAPVRNSEAPFYGAHYQLDGPHRVVSTSGSEKHLFAAEYLYPSEALFRSGNTGPWDRPEIDGELPGVNPGSVKRWGIDNFQIFPNLEVLIYERNWYLSYRFWPTSYNTHVFEADLWFTPATTARERLAREYAAVTVKEYALQDAGTLDGTQLGLEARAFASYPLNDQEILVRHFHQTVGDWVAAG; this is encoded by the coding sequence GTGAGTTCGTGGACGCAGCGTTATCCCGACCTCGGGACGGGCCACGTGTCGTTCGAGGACTCCGTGTCGCCGGAGTTCTACGCGCGCGAGCGCGACGCCATCTTCCGCCGCGCCTGGCTCAACGTCGGGCGCGTCGACGACCTGCCGCGTGCCGGCAGCTTTTTCACCAAGGACATCGTGGCGGCGCGCACCTCGGTGCTCGTGACCCGCGACATGCACGGCGACATCCGGGCGTTCCACAACGTGTGCCGCCACCGTGGCAACCGGTTGGTGTGGACGGACACGCCGACGCAGGACACCTGCGGCGCGGCGCGCCAATTCGCGTGCAAGTACCACGGCTGGCGCTACGGCCTCGACGGTACGTGCACCTACGTCCAGCAAGAGGACCAGTTCTTCGACCTCGACAAGGACGCGCTCGGCTTGGCGCCGGTGCACTGCGACGTGTTCGCCGGCTTCATCTTCGTGAACCTCGACGCCGAGCCGCCCACGCTGCGTGAGTTCCTCGGACCGATGGTCGGGGCGCTCGAGGGCTATCCATTCGACCGCTACACCGAGCGCTACTCGTTCCGCACCGAGAACGCGTCGAACTGGAAGGTGTTCATCGACGCGTTCCAGGAGTACTACCACGTGCCCCCGCTGCACACGCACCAGTTGGGGCCGGCACCGGTGCGCAACTCCGAAGCTCCGTTTTACGGCGCCCACTACCAACTCGACGGGCCGCATCGCGTGGTGAGCACCAGCGGTTCGGAGAAGCATCTCTTCGCAGCCGAGTACCTGTATCCGAGCGAAGCGTTGTTCCGCAGCGGCAACACGGGGCCATGGGACCGGCCCGAGATCGACGGCGAATTGCCCGGCGTCAACCCCGGCAGCGTGAAGCGCTGGGGCATCGACAACTTCCAGATCTTTCCCAACCTCGAAGTGCTCATCTACGAGCGCAACTGGTACCTGAGCTACCGCTTCTGGCCGACGTCGTACAACACGCACGTATTCGAGGCCGACCTGTGGTTCACGCCGGCAACCACCGCCCGCGAGCGCTTGGCGCGCGAATACGCGGCCGTCACGGTGAAGGAGTACGCGCTGCAAGACGCCGGCACCCTCGACGGCACGCAACTCGGTCTCGAGGCGCGCGCCTTCGCCAGCTATCCGCTGAACGATCAGGAGATCCTCGTTCGGCATTTCCACCAGACAGTGGGGGACTGGGTTGCTGCCGGCTGA
- a CDS encoding cytochrome P450, with the protein MSVDDIDFFRGGAVIKDPYPYYEQLRAQCPVHREPHQGVYMVTGYDEALAVYHDTEAFSSATSVTGPFPGFPVPLEGDDVTALIEQYRDQLPFSDQLPTFDPPKHTAHRGLLLRLLSPKRLKENEDAMWRLADQQIDEFVAVGVCDIVNEFAAPFAMLVIAELLGVPDEDVADFRTQLIRTKGLGQGDSETMAHTPLEFLYDKFAGYVEERRAQPRHDVLTHMAQATFPDGSMPEVIDVVRVAANLFAAGQETTVRMLGSAFHLIAEDAALQASLRADSSRIPNFVEEVLRYESPIKGDFRLARVPTTIGEVAVPAGCTVMVLNGAANRDPRKFADPATFDPERANAREHVAFGHGVHFCPGAPLARAEGRIAVERMLARTKDIRLSDEHHGPAGARKFRYVPTYMLRGVQELHVEFDL; encoded by the coding sequence GTGAGCGTTGACGACATCGACTTCTTCCGCGGCGGCGCGGTCATCAAAGACCCGTACCCGTACTACGAGCAGCTGCGGGCCCAGTGTCCGGTGCACCGCGAGCCGCATCAGGGCGTCTACATGGTGACGGGCTACGACGAGGCGCTGGCGGTGTACCACGACACCGAGGCGTTCTCGTCGGCCACGTCGGTGACCGGGCCGTTCCCCGGTTTTCCGGTGCCCCTCGAAGGCGACGACGTCACCGCGCTGATCGAGCAGTACCGCGACCAGTTGCCCTTCAGCGACCAGCTGCCGACGTTCGATCCGCCCAAGCACACTGCCCACCGTGGCCTGCTGCTGCGCCTGCTGTCGCCCAAGCGGCTCAAGGAGAACGAGGACGCCATGTGGCGCCTCGCCGATCAGCAGATCGACGAGTTCGTCGCCGTCGGCGTCTGCGACATCGTCAACGAGTTCGCCGCGCCCTTCGCCATGCTGGTGATCGCCGAGTTGCTCGGCGTGCCCGACGAAGACGTCGCCGACTTCCGCACGCAGCTGATCCGCACCAAGGGTCTCGGCCAGGGCGACAGCGAGACGATGGCGCACACGCCTCTCGAGTTCCTCTACGACAAGTTCGCCGGGTACGTCGAGGAGCGCCGGGCGCAGCCGCGCCACGACGTGCTCACCCACATGGCGCAAGCGACGTTCCCCGACGGCTCGATGCCCGAAGTGATCGACGTCGTGCGCGTGGCCGCCAACCTGTTCGCCGCCGGGCAGGAGACGACGGTGCGCATGCTCGGCTCCGCTTTCCACCTCATCGCCGAGGACGCGGCGCTGCAAGCGTCGCTGCGCGCCGACAGCAGCCGCATCCCGAACTTCGTCGAAGAGGTGCTGCGCTACGAGAGCCCGATCAAGGGCGACTTCCGCCTGGCACGCGTGCCGACGACGATCGGCGAGGTGGCCGTGCCCGCGGGTTGCACGGTGATGGTGCTCAACGGCGCGGCGAACCGCGACCCGCGCAAGTTCGCCGACCCGGCGACCTTCGATCCCGAACGGGCCAACGCCCGCGAGCACGTGGCGTTCGGCCACGGCGTCCACTTCTGCCCCGGCGCTCCGCTCGCCCGCGCCGAGGGCCGCATCGCGGTGGAGCGCATGCTCGCCCGCACGAAGGACATCCGACTGTCGGACGAACACCACGGTCCCGCCGGTGCCCGCAAGTTCCGCTACGTACCGACCTACATGCTGCGCGGCGTGCAAGAGCTGCACGTGGAGTTCGACCTATGA
- a CDS encoding SDR family oxidoreductase, with protein MTHELDGKVAIVTGGANGIGRGIAEAFVDEGARVVIADVDDAAGAEVAAKLGAAATFVHTDVSDAASLAAVVEAAVAQFGGLDVMVNNAGIASSLRRLMQDDLRDFHKVMAVDLFGVMAGTQAAARRMQPGGSIVNVASIAGISAGVGLQTYRAAKAGVIHFSRSAAIELAELGVRVNVIAPANIQTAINTAFDTSSIVARIQPLQRLGTVTDVANAVVYLASERAAQVTGVVLPVDGGTTAGPPPSQVANVASKDKA; from the coding sequence ATGACGCATGAGCTCGACGGCAAGGTGGCGATCGTCACCGGCGGGGCCAACGGCATCGGCCGCGGCATCGCCGAGGCGTTTGTCGACGAGGGGGCGCGCGTCGTGATCGCCGATGTCGACGACGCCGCGGGCGCCGAGGTCGCAGCGAAGTTGGGCGCGGCTGCGACGTTCGTGCACACCGACGTGTCCGACGCCGCCAGCCTCGCGGCGGTTGTCGAGGCTGCGGTGGCGCAGTTCGGCGGGTTGGACGTGATGGTCAACAACGCCGGGATCGCGTCGTCGTTGCGCCGCCTCATGCAGGACGACCTGCGCGACTTTCACAAGGTCATGGCCGTCGACCTGTTCGGGGTCATGGCCGGCACGCAGGCGGCGGCGCGCCGGATGCAGCCGGGTGGCTCGATCGTCAACGTGGCGTCGATCGCGGGCATCAGCGCCGGCGTCGGCCTGCAGACCTACCGCGCCGCCAAGGCCGGCGTCATCCACTTCAGTCGCAGCGCGGCGATCGAACTCGCCGAACTGGGCGTGCGCGTCAACGTGATCGCCCCGGCCAACATCCAGACGGCGATCAACACCGCGTTCGACACGTCGTCGATCGTGGCGCGCATCCAACCGCTGCAGCGGCTCGGGACCGTGACCGACGTCGCCAACGCCGTCGTCTACCTGGCGAGTGAGCGGGCCGCCCAGGTCACCGGCGTAGTGCTGCCCGTCGACGGCGGGACGACGGCCGGGCCGCCGCCGAGCCAGGTCGCCAACGTCGCGTCGAAGGACAAGGCATGA
- a CDS encoding TauD/TfdA family dioxygenase, with protein MNVRPVAGAVGAEIDDVDLRDLSDGLIADIRKVWLDHGVVFFREQDLSPEHYLAFADAIGERDRYPFVPGIEGYPDIIAVTKLPHETVNFGGIWHSDTAYLDTPPMATMLLAREVPPAGGDTLYASQYAAYEALSEGMQELLAPLRGVNSSALADVSKTREDRIKESGATEARDYEAVHPVVRTHPETGRKALYVNVAHTARFDTMTVEESRPLLQFLFTHQTKPEFTCRFTWRPGSLALWDNRCVQHNPINDYHGHKRVMHRITLKGDRPF; from the coding sequence ATGAACGTTCGTCCCGTCGCCGGCGCCGTCGGCGCCGAGATCGACGACGTCGACCTACGCGACCTCAGCGACGGCCTCATCGCCGACATCCGCAAGGTGTGGCTCGACCACGGCGTCGTGTTCTTCCGCGAGCAGGACCTGTCGCCCGAGCATTACCTCGCCTTTGCCGATGCGATCGGCGAACGCGACCGTTACCCGTTCGTGCCCGGCATCGAGGGCTACCCCGACATCATCGCGGTGACCAAACTGCCGCACGAGACGGTGAACTTCGGCGGCATCTGGCACTCCGACACGGCCTATCTCGACACTCCGCCGATGGCCACCATGCTGCTCGCCCGCGAGGTGCCGCCCGCCGGCGGCGACACCCTCTACGCGTCGCAGTACGCCGCCTACGAGGCGCTGTCCGAGGGCATGCAGGAACTCCTGGCTCCGCTGCGCGGCGTGAACAGCTCGGCGCTGGCGGATGTGAGCAAGACCCGCGAGGACCGCATCAAGGAGAGCGGCGCCACCGAGGCGCGTGACTACGAAGCGGTGCACCCCGTCGTGCGCACGCACCCCGAGACCGGCCGCAAGGCGCTGTACGTGAACGTGGCGCACACGGCGCGCTTCGACACCATGACCGTCGAAGAAAGCCGCCCGCTCCTGCAGTTCCTGTTCACCCACCAGACCAAGCCCGAGTTCACGTGCCGCTTCACGTGGCGACCCGGCTCGCTGGCGCTGTGGGACAACCGCTGCGTGCAGCACAACCCGATCAACGACTACCACGGACACAAACGCGTGATGCACCGCATCACCCTCAAGGGAGACAGACCTTTCTGA